The Deltaproteobacteria bacterium genome includes a window with the following:
- a CDS encoding beta-lactamase family protein, whose translation MERELAREPSREEAHHPASRRGSHRSERVPGEPRTPQARAEEEPRKRALAHAFPLTRVHCTIGAVRCPWFTRCRVPPSLEEVTAVGAEVAPRELGVAPEAVARTWDAARRLYASGLHPAIQLCVRRHGQVLIDRAIGHARGNGPDDPPDAPKVRATPATPFNIFSAAKAVTAMVIHLLDQGDVIRLDDPVCEYIPEFAVRPKQWITIRHVLIHRAGLPNPPPEAMDLARLDDPEGIVRILSEMKLTGRPGRQLAYHAVTGGFILGEVVRRVTGKTIRTVLDEEIRRPLGFRWLSYGVPPADVGQVAVNYFTGPPPLPPLSTVFGRALGVEFRRAIAMSNEPRFLAAIVPSANLVATANEMSRFYQLLLQGGELDGVRVFDPRTIRRATSEQSYLEFDFTLLLPFRYGMGFMLGGERFSPYGPDTQYAFGHIGFTNVLTWADPERQVTAALLTSGKPLVYPELYYLWDMARQIGLACPKAGARPRPAAAALAAQRSVS comes from the coding sequence ATGGAGCGCGAGCTCGCCCGTGAGCCATCCCGCGAAGAAGCTCACCACCCCGCGTCGCGACGCGGCAGCCATCGGTCGGAGCGCGTTCCAGGTGAACCACGCACCCCACAGGCTCGCGCCGAGGAAGAGCCACGCAAGCGCGCGCTCGCTCACGCCTTTCCTCTCACGAGGGTGCACTGTACGATCGGCGCGGTGCGCTGTCCATGGTTCACCCGCTGCCGCGTGCCGCCCTCGCTCGAGGAGGTGACCGCGGTCGGCGCGGAGGTGGCGCCCCGCGAGCTCGGCGTGGCCCCGGAAGCCGTGGCGCGGACCTGGGACGCCGCCCGGCGCCTCTACGCAAGCGGCCTCCACCCTGCGATCCAGCTCTGCGTCCGACGGCACGGGCAGGTCCTGATCGACCGTGCCATCGGCCACGCGCGCGGCAACGGTCCCGACGATCCGCCCGACGCCCCGAAGGTGCGCGCCACGCCCGCCACGCCATTCAACATCTTCTCCGCCGCCAAGGCGGTGACCGCGATGGTGATCCACCTCCTCGACCAGGGCGACGTGATCCGCCTCGACGACCCGGTGTGCGAGTACATCCCCGAGTTCGCGGTGCGTCCCAAGCAGTGGATCACCATCCGGCACGTGCTGATCCACCGCGCCGGCCTCCCCAACCCGCCGCCCGAGGCGATGGACCTGGCCCGCCTCGACGACCCCGAGGGCATCGTCCGCATCCTGAGCGAGATGAAGCTCACCGGGCGGCCCGGGCGGCAGCTCGCCTACCACGCGGTGACCGGCGGCTTCATCCTCGGCGAGGTCGTGCGCCGGGTGACCGGCAAGACGATCCGGACTGTCCTCGACGAGGAGATCCGCCGCCCGCTCGGCTTCCGCTGGCTCTCCTACGGCGTCCCGCCCGCCGACGTCGGCCAGGTGGCCGTCAACTACTTCACCGGGCCCCCGCCCCTGCCGCCACTCTCCACGGTCTTCGGCCGCGCCCTCGGCGTCGAGTTCCGCCGGGCGATCGCGATGTCGAACGAGCCCCGCTTCCTCGCGGCCATCGTGCCCTCGGCCAACCTGGTGGCGACGGCGAACGAGATGAGCCGCTTCTACCAGCTCCTCCTCCAGGGCGGCGAGCTCGACGGCGTGCGTGTCTTCGACCCGCGCACGATCCGGCGCGCCACCTCGGAGCAGTCGTACCTCGAGTTCGACTTCACGCTCCTCCTCCCCTTCCGCTACGGGATGGGCTTCATGCTGGGCGGGGAGCGGTTCAGCCCCTATGGGCCCGACACGCAGTACGCGTTCGGCCACATCGGCTTCACGAACGTCCTCACCTGGGCCGACCCCGAGCGGCAGGTGACGGCGGCGCTCCTCACCAGCGGGAAGCCGCTCGTCTATCCGGAGCTGTACTACCTGTGGGACATGGCGCGGCAGATCGGCCTCGCCTGCCCGAAGGCCGGGGCGCGGCCGCGCCCGGCTGCGGCCGCGCTGGCGGCGCAGCGCTCGGTGTCGTAG
- a CDS encoding polymer-forming cytoskeletal protein yields MDWIMWGNRKGRARGRRGRLGAFLDEGSEIEGKYTCTGTVMLDAKLRGEITAKDTLIIGDRGVVHATVQAATVVVHGEVVGNVTASERVELKGSARVTGDVEAPVISVEAGAVLEGHCRMAKPKADAPLAVVIPLKG; encoded by the coding sequence GTGGACTGGATCATGTGGGGAAATCGCAAGGGCAGGGCGCGAGGCAGGCGCGGTCGTCTCGGCGCCTTTCTGGACGAGGGCTCGGAGATCGAGGGAAAGTACACGTGCACCGGGACCGTGATGCTGGACGCGAAGCTCCGCGGTGAGATCACGGCCAAGGACACCCTCATCATCGGGGACCGGGGTGTCGTCCACGCGACCGTGCAGGCGGCAACCGTAGTGGTGCACGGCGAAGTGGTCGGCAACGTGACGGCAAGCGAGCGCGTGGAGCTGAAGGGTAGCGCGCGGGTCACCGGGGACGTCGAGGCACCCGTCATCAGCGTGGAAGCGGGCGCGGTGCTCGAGGGCCATTGCCGGATGGCAAAGCCCAAGGCCGACGCTCCCCTCGCCGTGGTCATCCCGCTCAAGGGATGA
- the gshB gene encoding glutathione synthase yields the protein MPLRLLYVMDPLARVLVDKDTTFAFLLEGERRGHEQQQCGVEDLFIEQSVPHARARRVHVHRAAVHYRLGDERALPLTAFDVVFMRKDPPFDLAYYFATQVLGLADPAATLVVNDPRGLREANEKLYALHFPDLIPESLVSADPARLKAFMDGLGGEMIVKPLDGCGGAGVFHLHRGDRNLNAILELSTLNGTRMVMAQRYLPAVRSEGDKRLIVLAGEPLGAIRRVPREDETRGNIHVGGRVERAAVDARDREICRRMAPRLEADGLYFVGLDVIGGLVTEVNVTSPTGVQEIDRLDGTCLEARVLDWVEARAVRLERPTAATGRS from the coding sequence ATGCCGCTCCGCCTCCTCTACGTGATGGACCCGCTCGCCCGCGTCCTGGTCGACAAGGACACCACCTTCGCCTTCCTCCTCGAGGGCGAGCGGCGCGGGCACGAGCAGCAGCAGTGCGGCGTCGAGGATCTATTCATCGAGCAGAGCGTGCCGCACGCGCGCGCGCGGCGCGTGCACGTCCACCGCGCCGCGGTCCACTACCGGCTCGGCGACGAGCGCGCCCTGCCGCTCACCGCCTTCGACGTGGTCTTCATGCGCAAGGATCCGCCCTTCGACCTGGCCTACTACTTCGCGACCCAGGTCCTCGGGCTGGCCGACCCCGCGGCCACGCTGGTGGTGAACGACCCGCGCGGGCTGCGCGAGGCGAACGAGAAGCTCTACGCGCTCCACTTCCCGGATCTCATCCCCGAGAGCCTGGTGAGCGCCGACCCGGCCCGTCTGAAGGCCTTCATGGACGGGCTCGGCGGCGAGATGATCGTGAAGCCGCTCGACGGCTGCGGCGGGGCGGGCGTGTTCCACCTCCACCGCGGCGACCGCAACCTGAACGCGATCCTCGAGCTCTCGACCCTGAACGGCACCCGCATGGTGATGGCGCAGCGCTACCTGCCCGCCGTCCGCAGCGAGGGCGACAAGCGGCTCATCGTGCTCGCGGGCGAGCCCCTCGGCGCCATCCGGCGCGTGCCGCGGGAGGACGAGACGCGCGGCAACATCCACGTCGGCGGGCGGGTCGAGCGCGCGGCGGTGGACGCGCGCGACCGGGAGATCTGCCGGCGCATGGCGCCGCGCCTGGAGGCCGACGGGCTCTACTTCGTCGGCCTCGATGTCATCGGCGGGCTGGTGACCGAGGTGAACGTCACGAGCCCGACCGGCGTGCAGGAGATCGATCGCCTGGACGGCACCTGCCTCGAGGCGCGCGTGCTCGACTGGGTCGAGGCGCGCGCCGTGCGCCTCGAGCGCCCTACTGCTGCGACAGGGCGGTCGTAG
- a CDS encoding M23 family metallopeptidase, producing MKPAFSIVLVNGGGSRVLRFCVPRWITYGTLGSVAAVVAAAVGVSGYYAFLRQEDGQMVALRRRVDDQRELIDSFQTQVTAVRSEIMVWKALHSQMWEALGPEPGPEQTGTGVGGGTPDAEAPTASVEAELELLATSVAEEGPRLRELERVISRTGRLMSALPLRWPVRGPVKSEYGLRHSPWNGAWERHPGIDIGSPRGTPVTSPAPGRVVAASSQGGYGKHVTLAHGNGVKSRYAHLKQLDVKLGQRIEKGQVIGLVGSTGRSTGPHLHYEVLVEGKRVDPRGFLWEQ from the coding sequence ATGAAGCCTGCGTTCAGCATCGTCCTCGTCAACGGCGGTGGCTCGCGCGTGCTGCGCTTCTGCGTCCCGCGCTGGATCACCTACGGGACCCTTGGATCGGTCGCGGCGGTGGTTGCTGCCGCGGTCGGCGTCTCGGGCTACTACGCGTTCCTCAGGCAGGAGGACGGCCAGATGGTGGCGCTTCGCCGGCGCGTGGACGATCAGCGTGAGCTCATCGATTCGTTCCAGACGCAGGTCACCGCGGTCCGCAGCGAGATCATGGTGTGGAAGGCACTGCACTCCCAGATGTGGGAGGCGTTGGGTCCCGAACCGGGCCCCGAGCAGACGGGAACCGGGGTGGGCGGGGGCACCCCCGATGCCGAGGCCCCTACCGCAAGCGTCGAGGCGGAGCTGGAACTCCTGGCGACCAGCGTCGCCGAGGAAGGGCCGCGGCTGCGGGAGCTGGAGCGCGTGATCAGCCGCACGGGCAGACTCATGAGCGCCCTCCCGCTACGCTGGCCGGTCCGCGGACCGGTCAAGTCGGAGTACGGGCTGCGCCATTCTCCCTGGAATGGCGCGTGGGAGCGTCACCCCGGGATCGACATCGGCAGTCCGCGGGGGACACCGGTCACGTCTCCAGCGCCGGGTAGGGTCGTCGCCGCGAGCTCCCAGGGAGGCTATGGCAAGCACGTCACGCTGGCCCACGGTAACGGCGTGAAGTCGCGCTACGCCCACCTGAAGCAGCTCGATGTGAAGCTCGGCCAGCGGATCGAGAAGGGGCAGGTCATTGGGCTGGTCGGGAGCACCGGCCGGAGCACGGGGCCCCACCTCCACTACGAGGTCCTCGTGGAGGGCAAGCGGGTCGACCCCCGGGGGTTCCTCTGGGAACAGTGA
- a CDS encoding 16S rRNA (uracil(1498)-N(3))-methyltransferase, with protein sequence MRSTPIRSSCRSRGRTSRATEPDAWLSSPDPSPPCAGASTWWWRTCSPRPSWPRRARSRARSARTGGSSSRGSSPSSSPPWPLLFPGGASPRRAPGPAGARSPWFGSLEVLRLFVPGAGAEGPRLRLTGTHLRHLRAHRVCPGERFLVFDDRGAEHEARLERLGGRLAEATILATHRPLRESPLDLVLAPALLKGAKMDLVIEKAIELGVRRVAPVVSRHAVGLGVRLERWRRIAVAAAEQCGRTSVPPVDAPLPLAELVRAPWSGLRLIAWEGERDVPLAALPARTDAVVILIGPEGGFAAEEVAAARAHGFRSVRLAPRVLRAETAAIAAAALCQHRWGDLSTAPAVR encoded by the coding sequence TTGCGCTCGACACCGATCCGGTCGTCGTGCCGCTCGCGCGGGCGAACCTCGCGCGCAACGGAGCCGGACGCGTGGCTCTCCTCGCCGGACCCCTCGCCGCCGTGCGCGGGCGCTTCGACCTGGTGGTGGCGAACCTGCTCGCCGAGACCATCGTGGCCGAGGCGGGCGCGCTCGCGGGCGCGGTCGGCGCGCACGGGCGGCTCGTCGTCTCGGGGCTCCTCGCCCAGCAGCTCCCCGCCGTGGCCGCTGCTTTTCCCGGGTGGCGCGTCGCCGAGACGCGCGCCGGGGCCGGCTGGCGCACGCTCACCCTGGTTTGGGAGCCTTGAGGTGCTCCGTCTCTTCGTGCCCGGCGCCGGGGCCGAGGGGCCTCGGCTCCGCTTGACCGGCACCCACCTGCGCCATCTGCGCGCGCACCGAGTGTGTCCAGGCGAGCGTTTCCTCGTCTTCGACGACAGGGGCGCGGAGCACGAGGCGCGCCTGGAACGCCTGGGCGGGCGCCTGGCCGAGGCGACGATCCTCGCCACGCACCGCCCCCTGCGCGAGTCGCCGCTCGACCTCGTGCTCGCGCCCGCGCTGCTCAAGGGCGCGAAGATGGACCTGGTGATCGAGAAGGCGATCGAGCTGGGCGTCCGCCGCGTCGCGCCGGTCGTGTCGCGCCATGCCGTCGGCCTGGGAGTGCGGCTCGAGCGCTGGCGGCGCATCGCCGTCGCGGCCGCCGAGCAGTGCGGGCGCACGAGCGTGCCGCCGGTCGACGCGCCGCTCCCGCTGGCCGAGCTGGTCCGCGCGCCGTGGTCCGGGCTCAGGCTGATCGCATGGGAGGGCGAGCGCGACGTGCCGCTCGCCGCGCTGCCGGCCCGGACCGACGCCGTCGTGATCCTGATCGGCCCCGAGGGCGGCTTCGCCGCGGAGGAGGTCGCGGCGGCGCGCGCACACGGCTTTCGGAGCGTGCGACTCGCCCCCCGCGTGCTCCGCGCCGAGACCGCCGCCATCGCCGCCGCGGCGCTCTGCCAGCACCGCTGGGGCGACCTGTCAACTGCGCCCGCGGTGCGCTAG
- a CDS encoding carboxypeptidase regulatory-like domain-containing protein, whose product MVVGKGSLASLQSVVSFLVGLVSLTGALYSAVRFVKPAPATGEVLAVVRAAKTDRALPGSAIEVLTPQDTLVATLTASDDGSARRALAEGSYRVRVTAPRFRAQTRDVQVQRGATAEVRFELAQVSDGGGHPVSRTVGAAQRFLHGLGL is encoded by the coding sequence TTGGTCGTGGGGAAAGGGTCTCTCGCCTCGCTGCAGTCGGTTGTGAGCTTCCTCGTCGGGCTCGTGTCGCTCACCGGTGCGCTGTACTCCGCCGTGCGATTCGTCAAGCCTGCGCCGGCTACCGGCGAGGTCTTGGCCGTGGTCCGCGCCGCGAAGACCGACAGGGCGCTCCCCGGCAGCGCGATCGAGGTCCTGACGCCGCAGGATACCCTGGTCGCCACGCTCACGGCCAGCGACGACGGCTCCGCCCGCCGTGCGCTGGCGGAGGGTTCGTACCGCGTCCGCGTGACCGCACCACGCTTCCGCGCGCAGACGCGCGACGTGCAGGTGCAGCGCGGCGCGACGGCCGAGGTGAGGTTCGAGCTCGCCCAGGTGTCGGACGGCGGAGGACATCCGGTGAGCAGGACGGTCGGTGCCGCACAGCGGTTCCTTCACGGGCTCGGGCTCTGA
- a CDS encoding DUF2334 domain-containing protein codes for MSDRGNVRIALKVDVDTHDGLARGVPAIAELLARCGVPASFFVACGPDRMGRRIARLLDPRFGAKLLRTRALAVYGWRTLLSGTLLPSRPVATAFPDALRRLAAAGHEVAVHGFDHARWQDRLPRLSEAQVRAEVTRAATVFRGILGTDPRGFAAPGWRCTSASLAAVDAAGFAYRSDTRGSYPYLPAAAGQVFRTPEIPTTLPTLDEVYGRAARRSADLADYYVGLLRPDALNVHTIHAELEGGPYVGVLDTLLARLRHRACFVRLCDEAASLATTRLPICAVREGRVPGRAMPVALQGQESQARE; via the coding sequence ATGAGCGACCGGGGCAACGTCCGCATCGCGCTCAAGGTCGACGTCGACACGCATGACGGCCTTGCCCGAGGGGTGCCCGCGATCGCCGAGCTGCTGGCCAGGTGCGGGGTGCCGGCCTCGTTCTTCGTCGCCTGCGGTCCCGATCGGATGGGTCGGCGTATCGCCCGACTCCTCGACCCGCGCTTCGGCGCCAAGCTCCTGCGCACCCGCGCGCTCGCCGTCTACGGATGGCGGACCCTGCTGTCGGGCACCCTCTTGCCGTCGCGCCCCGTCGCGACGGCATTCCCCGACGCCCTTCGCCGGCTCGCCGCCGCGGGACACGAGGTCGCCGTGCACGGCTTCGATCACGCACGCTGGCAGGATCGGCTCCCTCGGCTGAGCGAAGCGCAGGTGCGCGCCGAGGTCACGCGCGCCGCCACCGTGTTCCGCGGTATCCTCGGCACGGACCCGCGGGGCTTCGCCGCGCCGGGCTGGCGCTGCACCTCGGCCAGCCTGGCCGCGGTCGACGCCGCGGGGTTCGCCTACCGCAGTGACACGCGCGGGTCGTATCCGTACCTGCCCGCCGCAGCGGGACAGGTGTTCCGGACACCCGAGATCCCCACCACGTTGCCGACGCTCGATGAAGTGTACGGCCGCGCGGCGCGGCGCTCTGCCGACCTCGCCGACTACTACGTCGGACTGTTGCGACCGGACGCGTTGAACGTGCACACCATTCACGCCGAGCTCGAGGGAGGTCCATACGTCGGCGTGCTCGACACGCTGCTGGCACGCCTGCGGCACCGGGCCTGCTTCGTTCGCCTGTGTGACGAGGCCGCCTCGCTGGCCACCACGAGACTCCCGATCTGCGCGGTCCGCGAGGGGCGCGTGCCCGGGCGGGCGATGCCGGTCGCGCTGCAGGGCCAGGAATCGCAAGCGCGCGAATGA
- a CDS encoding alpha/beta hydrolase, whose protein sequence is MAAASRRGVVSFFAGWLTGELALHHLAWQLVMTVVFAWAGALRAWPGWMGLAVTLLSWSGLVRCLVVAGCAEAVVEQALVAGLGPRYAEEIRTEPRGPLAPAIDWRRVLVPFPIRHPEVERVRDIVYARVAGRVLRLDVYRHRDHPTGCPTLLQIHGGAWVLGSKNEQGLPLMYHLAARGWVCVAADYRLSPRATFPDHLIDLKRALAWIRAHGTLYGAAPDFLVVTGGSAGGHLAALVALTPNAPEYQPGFEGVDTAVDGCVAFYGVYDFTDRHGLWRDDGLRRLLERRVLKVPFARAPEAYEKASPLSRLRPDAPPFLVLHGTHDTLVPVESARRFAAAFRSVARAPLVYAELPGAQHAFEIFPSVRSTLVIQGVERFLAWVYSGRLRAARDAASGAV, encoded by the coding sequence ATGGCTGCCGCGTCGCGACGCGGGGTGGTGAGCTTCTTCGCGGGATGGCTCACGGGCGAGCTCGCGCTCCATCACCTCGCCTGGCAGCTCGTCATGACGGTCGTGTTCGCCTGGGCAGGCGCGCTCCGCGCCTGGCCCGGGTGGATGGGGTTGGCGGTCACGCTCCTCTCCTGGTCGGGCCTCGTGCGCTGCCTCGTCGTGGCAGGGTGTGCCGAGGCGGTCGTCGAGCAGGCGCTGGTCGCAGGGCTCGGCCCGCGCTACGCGGAGGAGATCCGAACCGAGCCCCGCGGACCGCTCGCCCCCGCGATCGACTGGCGCCGCGTCCTGGTGCCCTTCCCCATCCGGCATCCCGAGGTCGAGCGCGTGCGCGACATCGTCTACGCACGGGTGGCCGGGCGGGTGCTCAGGCTCGACGTCTACCGCCACCGCGACCATCCGACCGGCTGCCCGACGCTGCTCCAGATCCACGGCGGCGCGTGGGTCCTCGGCAGCAAGAACGAGCAGGGCCTCCCGCTCATGTACCATCTCGCCGCACGCGGCTGGGTGTGCGTCGCCGCCGACTACCGGCTGAGTCCGCGCGCCACGTTCCCGGATCACCTGATCGATCTGAAGCGTGCCCTCGCCTGGATCCGCGCGCACGGCACGCTCTACGGCGCCGCCCCCGACTTCCTGGTCGTCACCGGCGGCTCGGCGGGCGGGCACCTGGCCGCGCTCGTCGCCCTCACGCCGAACGCCCCCGAGTACCAGCCCGGCTTCGAAGGCGTCGACACGGCGGTCGACGGCTGCGTGGCGTTCTACGGCGTCTACGACTTCACCGACCGCCACGGCCTCTGGCGCGACGACGGGCTGCGCCGGCTCCTCGAGCGCCGGGTACTGAAGGTGCCCTTCGCGCGCGCGCCCGAGGCGTACGAGAAGGCGTCACCGCTCTCCCGCCTCCGGCCCGACGCGCCGCCCTTCCTCGTCCTGCACGGGACTCACGACACGCTCGTGCCGGTCGAGAGCGCGCGCCGCTTCGCGGCCGCCTTCCGCAGCGTGGCGCGCGCGCCGCTCGTCTACGCGGAGCTCCCGGGCGCGCAGCACGCCTTCGAGATCTTCCCCTCGGTGCGTAGCACACTGGTGATCCAGGGCGTGGAACGGTTCCTCGCCTGGGTCTACAGCGGCCGTCTCCGCGCGGCGCGTGACGCAGCATCCGGCGCGGTGTAG
- a CDS encoding 50S ribosomal protein L11 methyltransferase: MLGSRRVDSEAANSDTVPVPAPSPAWVTIRVEVAPEVADAVANFLLEAGTPGVLTEADGADAARTRLEAPVPAAAEGQVVAAVERYLASLGEIAPAARGATLAAVPVPETDWDALWRRHHRPVAVGRRLLVAPPWDVPHAAGREVLVIEPGMAFGTGQHATTRACLEAIEGAVETGEVRSALDVGTGSGVLALALARLGVGRVVALDTDPVVVPLARANLARNGAGRVALLAGPLAAVRGRFDLVVANLLAETIVAEAGALAGAVGAHGRLVVSGLLAQQLPAVAAAFPGWRVAETRAGAGWRTLTLVWEP; the protein is encoded by the coding sequence ATTCTTGGGTCAAGGCGAGTTGACAGCGAAGCTGCAAACTCCGACACCGTGCCCGTGCCGGCGCCGTCGCCCGCCTGGGTCACCATCCGCGTCGAGGTCGCGCCCGAGGTCGCCGATGCGGTCGCGAACTTCCTCCTCGAGGCGGGGACCCCGGGGGTGCTCACCGAAGCAGACGGCGCGGACGCGGCGCGCACCCGTCTGGAGGCGCCCGTCCCTGCCGCGGCCGAGGGGCAGGTCGTCGCGGCGGTGGAGCGCTATCTCGCGAGCCTCGGCGAGATCGCGCCCGCCGCGCGCGGGGCGACGCTCGCCGCAGTGCCGGTTCCCGAGACCGACTGGGACGCGCTCTGGCGGCGGCATCACCGGCCGGTGGCGGTCGGCCGCCGGCTCCTCGTGGCCCCCCCGTGGGACGTGCCGCACGCGGCGGGCCGCGAGGTGCTCGTCATCGAGCCGGGCATGGCGTTCGGCACCGGGCAGCACGCGACCACGCGCGCCTGCCTGGAGGCGATCGAGGGCGCGGTCGAGACGGGCGAGGTCCGCTCCGCGCTCGACGTCGGCACCGGCTCGGGCGTGCTGGCGCTGGCGCTCGCGCGCCTCGGGGTGGGGCGCGTGGTTGCGCTCGACACCGATCCGGTCGTCGTGCCGCTCGCGCGGGCGAACCTCGCGCGCAACGGAGCCGGACGCGTGGCTCTCCTCGCCGGACCCCTCGCCGCCGTGCGCGGGCGCTTCGACCTGGTGGTGGCGAACCTGCTCGCCGAGACCATCGTGGCCGAGGCGGGCGCGCTCGCGGGCGCGGTCGGCGCGCACGGGCGGCTCGTCGTCTCGGGGCTCCTCGCCCAGCAGCTCCCCGCCGTGGCCGCTGCTTTTCCCGGGTGGCGCGTCGCCGAGACGCGCGCCGGGGCCGGCTGGCGCACGCTCACCCTGGTTTGGGAGCCTTGA